The Puntigrus tetrazona isolate hp1 chromosome 16, ASM1883169v1, whole genome shotgun sequence genome includes a region encoding these proteins:
- the bnipl gene encoding bcl-2/adenovirus E1B 19 kDa-interacting protein 2-like protein isoform X1: MGTYSDKREGYMQNGHSESSKTSAFIPDMELREEWQDEEFPRPLPEDTHSPGDEEESPGAEGNRPVPPTSLALTGDTVRKKRLVAPTLSLTLDKTSTDRSMKSDEFDASALSPSPDDDLEMDINLEALETPSDSESYNFPDSMHDLEWEDDLPRMGKAAIRKASLLEHAEMGHLDLDQVDSSGRRWRRFHIGGQDYQVNMSVLEPYLQVLSHGGYFGDGSTAIIMFTSCYLPENTTEHYEYVMDNLFRYIIGTLDLMVSENYILVYLCGMAPRNKMPGIKWLRQCYMSIDRRLRKDLKGLFVVHPAWYVRALITVIKPFISEKFSRKMRFIHSLQELAEFVPVAQLQIPDCIRQYDEQMNR, translated from the exons GCATTCAGAAAGCAGCAAGACATCGGCCTTCATCCCTGACATGGAGCTCCGGGAGGAATGGCAGGATGAAGAGTTCCCCAG ACCTCTTCCTGAGGACACACACAGTCCTGGTGATGAAGAGGAAAGCCCTGGAGCTGAGGGAAACAGACCTG tcCCACCGACTAGCCTGGCCCTTACAGGTGATACCGTCAGGAAGAAGCGACTAGTAGCGCCAACTCTTAGTTTAACACTGGACAAAACCTCTACTGACCGGAGCATGAAGTCTGACGAGTTCGATGCCTCTGCTCTTTCACCATCTCCTGACGATGACCTAGAGATGGACATTAACCTGGAAGCCCTAGAGACACCCTCAGACAGCGAGTCTTACAATTTCCCAGACAGCATGCATGACTTAGAGTGGGAAG ATGATCTTCCAAGGATGGGCAAAGCAGCCATCAGAAAAGCCAGTTTACTCGAGCACGCGGAAATGGGACACCTGGACTTGGATCAGGTGGACAGCAGTGGGCGGCGATGGAGGCGATTTCATATTGGAGGCCAAGACTACCAAGTCAATATGAGCGTTCTGGAGCCCTACCTTCAAGTTCTTTCACATGGAG GATATTTTGGGGACGGATCAACGGCCATCATCATGTTTACTTCCTGTTACCTACCAGAAAATACAACCGAACACTATGAGTATGTGATGGACAATCTCTTCAG GTACATTATCGGCACGCTGGACTTGATGGTGTCTGAGAATTACATATTGGTGTATCTGTGTGGAATGGCGCCTCGCAATAAGATGCCTGGGATTAAGTGGCTTCGCCAGTGTTACATGTCCATCGACAGAAG gTTAAGGAAAGACTTGAAAGGCCTTTTCGTGGTTCACCCGGCCTGGTACGTGAGAGCGCTAATCACCGTCATCAAACCCTTTATCAG TGAGAAATTCAGCAGGAAGATGCGCTTCATCCACAGCTTGCAAGAACTGGCAGAGTTTGTTCCTGTGGCCCAGCTGCAAATCCCAGACTGCATCAGACA GTATGATGAGCAGATGAACAGGTGA
- the bnipl gene encoding bcl-2/adenovirus E1B 19 kDa-interacting protein 2-like protein isoform X2: protein MELREEWQDEEFPRPLPEDTHSPGDEEESPGAEGNRPVPPTSLALTGDTVRKKRLVAPTLSLTLDKTSTDRSMKSDEFDASALSPSPDDDLEMDINLEALETPSDSESYNFPDSMHDLEWEDDLPRMGKAAIRKASLLEHAEMGHLDLDQVDSSGRRWRRFHIGGQDYQVNMSVLEPYLQVLSHGGYFGDGSTAIIMFTSCYLPENTTEHYEYVMDNLFRYIIGTLDLMVSENYILVYLCGMAPRNKMPGIKWLRQCYMSIDRRLRKDLKGLFVVHPAWYVRALITVIKPFISEKFSRKMRFIHSLQELAEFVPVAQLQIPDCIRQYDEQMNR, encoded by the exons ATGGAGCTCCGGGAGGAATGGCAGGATGAAGAGTTCCCCAG ACCTCTTCCTGAGGACACACACAGTCCTGGTGATGAAGAGGAAAGCCCTGGAGCTGAGGGAAACAGACCTG tcCCACCGACTAGCCTGGCCCTTACAGGTGATACCGTCAGGAAGAAGCGACTAGTAGCGCCAACTCTTAGTTTAACACTGGACAAAACCTCTACTGACCGGAGCATGAAGTCTGACGAGTTCGATGCCTCTGCTCTTTCACCATCTCCTGACGATGACCTAGAGATGGACATTAACCTGGAAGCCCTAGAGACACCCTCAGACAGCGAGTCTTACAATTTCCCAGACAGCATGCATGACTTAGAGTGGGAAG ATGATCTTCCAAGGATGGGCAAAGCAGCCATCAGAAAAGCCAGTTTACTCGAGCACGCGGAAATGGGACACCTGGACTTGGATCAGGTGGACAGCAGTGGGCGGCGATGGAGGCGATTTCATATTGGAGGCCAAGACTACCAAGTCAATATGAGCGTTCTGGAGCCCTACCTTCAAGTTCTTTCACATGGAG GATATTTTGGGGACGGATCAACGGCCATCATCATGTTTACTTCCTGTTACCTACCAGAAAATACAACCGAACACTATGAGTATGTGATGGACAATCTCTTCAG GTACATTATCGGCACGCTGGACTTGATGGTGTCTGAGAATTACATATTGGTGTATCTGTGTGGAATGGCGCCTCGCAATAAGATGCCTGGGATTAAGTGGCTTCGCCAGTGTTACATGTCCATCGACAGAAG gTTAAGGAAAGACTTGAAAGGCCTTTTCGTGGTTCACCCGGCCTGGTACGTGAGAGCGCTAATCACCGTCATCAAACCCTTTATCAG TGAGAAATTCAGCAGGAAGATGCGCTTCATCCACAGCTTGCAAGAACTGGCAGAGTTTGTTCCTGTGGCCCAGCTGCAAATCCCAGACTGCATCAGACA GTATGATGAGCAGATGAACAGGTGA
- the cdc42se1 gene encoding CDC42 small effector protein 1 has product MPEMSAFWHKIGCCVVAKPPPKKKRRRIDRSMIGEPTNFVHLTHIGSGEMADGMQPSGPMQEQMRSKVPHANGRNSLL; this is encoded by the exons ATGCCGGAGATGAGTGCGTTCTGGCATAAGATCGGCTGCTGCGTGGTAGCCAAACCTCCTCCG aaaaagaaacgGAGGAGAATTGACCGCAGCATGATTGGAGAACCCACAAACTTCGTTCATCTGACACACATAGGCTCTGGCGAAATGGCAGATGGCATGCAGCCG TCTGGCCCAATGCAGGAACAAATGAGATCCAAAGTGCCTCACGCTAATGGACGAAACAGCTTGTTATAG